Proteins encoded in a region of the Haloarchaeobius salinus genome:
- a CDS encoding helix-turn-helix domain-containing protein has protein sequence MIDLSMDMQQYDCPFIDTTADHDVAFAAAHWEFHPVAEELECRMVVEGADRGALDNGLHTLQEHDHMHDIDLLAKRDDVAHLKTVMGQTDAMETIRRNDGYITGPFYIEDGSEMWHVGFDDEGRADGTLSELEKANEFDVVERETVTLPSMNDIVQNAGAAMTLIGGCRDLSDVERTTLETAANEGYFESPRETTLGDLADEFGVSKPAVSKNLRRGQQKMVDRVVDALSELDD, from the coding sequence ATGATAGACCTCTCGATGGACATGCAGCAGTACGACTGCCCGTTCATCGACACCACCGCGGACCACGACGTGGCGTTCGCGGCGGCGCACTGGGAGTTCCATCCGGTCGCCGAGGAACTCGAATGTCGCATGGTGGTCGAAGGAGCGGACAGGGGGGCACTCGACAACGGGCTGCACACGCTGCAGGAGCACGACCACATGCACGACATCGACCTGCTGGCCAAGCGCGACGACGTGGCCCACCTGAAGACCGTGATGGGTCAGACCGACGCCATGGAGACGATCCGCCGCAACGACGGCTACATCACCGGCCCGTTCTACATCGAGGACGGCAGCGAGATGTGGCACGTCGGCTTCGACGACGAGGGGCGGGCCGACGGCACGCTCTCGGAGCTGGAGAAGGCCAACGAGTTCGACGTCGTCGAGCGCGAGACGGTCACGCTGCCGTCGATGAACGACATCGTGCAGAACGCGGGCGCGGCGATGACGCTCATCGGCGGCTGTCGCGACCTCTCGGACGTGGAGCGCACCACGCTGGAGACCGCGGCGAACGAGGGCTACTTCGAGAGCCCGCGGGAGACGACGCTCGGCGACCTCGCCGACGAGTTCGGCGTCTCGAAGCCCGCCGTCTCGAAGAACCTGCGGCGCGGGCAGCAGAAGATGGTCGACCGCGTCGTCGACGCGCTCTCCGAGCTCGACGACTGA
- a CDS encoding branched-chain amino acid ABC transporter permease has protein sequence MIPLVSLVDAVTHFLDPSVLGRVLFDGLAKASIYVMIAAGLTLIFGLMGVLNFAHGSLTAIGAYLGGLVMVTFAASASGNVGRIALFFVAIVVVFALLTAFGGAMEVSLIRPLYDRPPLYQILLTFGITLVLEELLRMVLLFYDIQPSTDWLAAQGTRPEIISKTHDVVGLGVEGLEVFQILLGLAITAGVWVFLTRTRYGLYIRAGSEDGEMAQALGVNVHQAFTVVFGVGVGITGVAGALLMWDSAWAASINLGAEVLLPAFVVVIVGGLGTFRGTVVAGVLVGFVDAFTTELFTSDIVGFSALPELFIFLILVGTLILRPQGLFGVEEVGGH, from the coding sequence GTGATACCGCTCGTCTCGCTCGTCGACGCTGTCACGCACTTCCTCGACCCGTCGGTGCTCGGTCGGGTGCTGTTCGACGGGCTCGCGAAGGCCTCCATCTACGTGATGATCGCCGCCGGGCTGACGCTCATCTTCGGGCTGATGGGCGTGTTGAACTTCGCCCACGGCTCGCTGACCGCCATCGGGGCGTACCTCGGCGGGCTCGTGATGGTGACCTTCGCCGCGAGTGCGTCCGGCAACGTCGGGCGCATCGCGCTCTTCTTCGTCGCCATCGTCGTCGTGTTCGCGCTGCTGACGGCGTTCGGTGGGGCGATGGAGGTGTCGCTCATCCGACCGCTGTACGACCGGCCGCCGCTGTACCAGATACTGCTCACCTTCGGCATCACGCTGGTGCTGGAGGAGCTGTTGCGGATGGTGCTGCTGTTCTACGACATCCAGCCGTCGACGGACTGGCTGGCGGCCCAGGGCACCCGTCCGGAGATAATCTCGAAGACCCACGACGTGGTCGGCCTGGGGGTCGAGGGGCTGGAGGTGTTCCAGATACTGCTCGGCCTCGCCATCACGGCAGGCGTCTGGGTGTTCCTCACCCGGACCCGGTACGGGCTCTACATCCGTGCCGGCAGCGAGGACGGCGAGATGGCCCAGGCCCTCGGCGTGAACGTCCACCAGGCGTTCACCGTCGTCTTCGGCGTCGGGGTCGGCATCACCGGCGTCGCCGGCGCGCTCCTGATGTGGGACAGCGCGTGGGCGGCGAGCATCAACCTCGGTGCGGAGGTGCTGCTGCCCGCGTTCGTCGTCGTCATCGTCGGTGGCCTCGGCACGTTCCGGGGCACCGTCGTCGCCGGCGTGCTGGTCGGCTTCGTGGACGCGTTCACCACCGAGCTGTTCACCAGCGACATCGTCGGCTTCTCCGCGCTGCCGGAGCTGTTCATCTTCCTCATCCTCGTGGGGACGCTCATCCTGCGCCCCCAGGGGCTGTTCGGCGTCGAGGAGGTGGGTGGCCATTAG
- a CDS encoding branched-chain amino acid ABC transporter permease: MFLPRVQTMITVFYFGLFAMSFDFISGYTGYLSFGHSAFYGLGAYFVILVANGKVPLLGNGTPFMMLLLLAGLLAVVMALLMGAVAFRLTGVYFAMITLGFAQILYVFFSNWDYVGSNPRDGIAVLGRQDGFSIGVPYVDSLNMSIGQLQGDTFTWGMDFAAMTGIDALSPISHTIVFGPGEVSYYMIGLVVLVCYLAMQRIIHSPFGRAMIAIRENEERARAVGYDTFRVKMGAFAISGFFGAVAGGLFTGYRTSVAPENSFYFLTAGDALLASIIGGFGTVAGPLFGRLFHEGLHEFLTKEGGGLLPYLRQQLGEGTLNTVILDGFTVAEGIEVFLNGRAGLYIGLLFVLFVLYVPNGLLGTLRAYLGGTVAGQVAAAVERRVRGWKL; this comes from the coding sequence ATGTTCCTGCCGCGCGTGCAGACGATGATCACGGTGTTCTACTTCGGCCTGTTCGCGATGAGCTTCGACTTCATCAGCGGCTACACCGGGTACCTCTCCTTCGGCCACTCGGCGTTCTACGGCCTCGGCGCGTACTTCGTCATCCTCGTGGCGAACGGGAAGGTACCGCTGCTGGGCAACGGCACGCCGTTCATGATGCTGTTGCTCCTCGCGGGACTGCTCGCCGTGGTCATGGCGCTGCTGATGGGTGCCGTCGCGTTCCGTCTCACCGGCGTCTACTTCGCGATGATCACGCTCGGGTTCGCCCAGATCCTCTACGTGTTCTTCTCCAACTGGGACTACGTCGGCTCGAACCCGCGTGACGGCATCGCCGTCCTCGGCAGACAGGACGGGTTCTCGATCGGCGTTCCGTACGTCGACTCGCTGAACATGAGCATCGGCCAGCTCCAGGGCGACACGTTCACCTGGGGGATGGACTTCGCGGCGATGACCGGCATCGATGCGCTCTCACCCATCAGCCACACCATCGTCTTCGGCCCGGGCGAGGTGTCGTACTACATGATCGGTCTGGTCGTGCTGGTCTGTTACCTCGCGATGCAGCGCATCATCCACTCGCCGTTCGGGCGGGCGATGATCGCCATCCGCGAGAACGAGGAGCGCGCCCGTGCCGTGGGCTACGACACGTTCCGCGTGAAGATGGGCGCGTTCGCCATCTCGGGCTTCTTCGGGGCGGTCGCCGGCGGCCTGTTCACGGGCTACCGGACCTCCGTCGCACCCGAGAACTCCTTCTACTTCCTCACCGCCGGGGACGCCCTGCTGGCCTCCATCATCGGAGGCTTCGGCACCGTGGCCGGACCGCTGTTCGGCCGGCTGTTCCACGAGGGGCTGCACGAGTTCCTCACGAAGGAGGGCGGCGGCCTGCTGCCGTACCTTCGCCAGCAGCTCGGCGAGGGGACGCTGAACACCGTCATCCTCGACGGCTTCACCGTCGCCGAGGGCATCGAGGTGTTCCTCAACGGCCGCGCCGGCCTCTACATCGGCCTGCTGTTCGTCCTGTTCGTGCTGTACGTGCCCAACGGGCTGCTCGGGACGCTCCGGGCGTACCTCGGCGGGACCGTCGCCGGACAGGTCGCGGCGGCCGTCGAGCGTCGCGTCCGGGGGTGGAAGCTGTGA
- a CDS encoding 3-oxoacyl-ACP synthase, with protein MSGPAGATVALTGYGTYVPDGTVSGEEIAEESGIPEDVVVEKMGLREKHVCPPDDDHATDMAVEAGREALADAGLAADDLDLVLYHGSEYKDHVVWSAAAAIAEELGAENAYANESYALCAGAPLAIRQTKAQLLADHVDRALLVTASREEDLVDYGNERSSFMFNFGSGASAMVLESDPDEEWVRATVGESAAVTDGSFADDVVMPAGGSKRPPSHDTVESGLHTLDVPNQESMKERLAEVSLPNFREVAETAMERSGVGSVDFLAVTHMKRSFHEYLCDDLGCDPASDAYYLDDYGHVQSADQILALDEGLSRGRVEPGDDVLFLAAGTGYTWAATCLRWRG; from the coding sequence GTGAGCGGTCCGGCGGGTGCGACGGTCGCACTCACCGGCTACGGCACCTACGTCCCCGACGGGACAGTTTCGGGCGAGGAGATCGCCGAGGAGAGCGGCATCCCCGAGGACGTCGTCGTCGAGAAGATGGGCCTGCGCGAGAAGCACGTCTGTCCGCCCGACGACGACCACGCGACCGACATGGCCGTCGAGGCGGGCCGCGAGGCGCTCGCCGACGCCGGCCTCGCCGCCGACGACCTCGACCTCGTGCTGTACCACGGCAGCGAGTACAAGGACCACGTCGTCTGGTCCGCCGCGGCCGCCATCGCCGAGGAGCTGGGGGCGGAGAACGCCTACGCGAACGAGTCGTACGCGCTGTGTGCCGGCGCGCCCCTCGCGATTCGGCAGACGAAGGCGCAGCTGCTCGCCGACCACGTCGACCGCGCGCTGCTCGTCACGGCGAGCCGCGAGGAGGACCTCGTCGACTACGGCAACGAGCGCTCGTCGTTCATGTTCAACTTCGGCTCCGGCGCGAGCGCGATGGTGCTCGAATCGGACCCCGACGAGGAGTGGGTTCGCGCGACCGTCGGCGAGAGCGCGGCCGTCACCGACGGCTCGTTCGCCGACGACGTGGTGATGCCCGCCGGGGGGTCGAAGCGCCCGCCGAGCCACGACACCGTCGAGTCGGGGCTGCACACGCTCGACGTGCCGAACCAGGAGTCGATGAAGGAACGGCTCGCCGAGGTGAGCCTGCCGAACTTCCGCGAGGTCGCCGAGACCGCCATGGAGCGCTCCGGCGTCGGGTCGGTCGACTTCCTCGCGGTGACCCACATGAAGCGCTCGTTCCACGAGTACCTCTGCGACGACCTCGGCTGCGACCCCGCATCGGACGCCTACTACCTCGACGACTACGGCCACGTCCAGTCCGCCGACCAGATTCTCGCGCTGGACGAGGGACTGTCTCGGGGGCGGGTCGAACCCGGCGACGACGTGCTGTTCCTCGCCGCCGGCACGGGCTACACCTGGGCCGCGACCTGTCTGCGCTGGCGGGGGTAG
- a CDS encoding tryptophan--tRNA ligase, whose product MTRDTDTLPDELLPDGGDTVAEGADDVALDPWGSSTVADYRKLFEEFGIEEFDELLPEIPRPHYLMRRGVIFGHRDYRPVAAAMRDDEPFAVLSGFMPTGDPHIGHKLVFDEIIWHQERGGDAYGLIADLEAHSARGLTWDEIDEHARDYLLSLLALGFDPEAGELYRQSDNRELQDLAFELGIEANYSELQAIYGFDGETDVSHMQSVVTQMADILYPQLDEPKPTVIPVGPDQDPHIRLARDLATRMRFFKVTEAYASFEADDAERELLRGAWDRLPELAADHDDETTVRCVHAAQYLAHGEAAVDFESDRPGVEVPELEESARASVVQKLQSAGMEPFRPRTRFFDRQATDEAFEALIDAVEGEKRVYEGHVDSFELAPEEAEELARQVEVDHDGYGFIPPSSIYHRFMTGLTGGKMSSSVPASHISLLDDPEDGYDKVKSATTGGRETAEEQRELGGEADDCPVYELYAYLLANDDDDLATEVYEECVGGERLCGGCKEQAAELMREFLEDHQEKREEAKELLAELDIDLDSGRA is encoded by the coding sequence ATGACGCGCGATACGGACACCTTGCCCGACGAGCTGTTGCCGGACGGCGGCGACACCGTCGCGGAGGGAGCCGACGACGTGGCGCTGGACCCGTGGGGCTCCTCGACGGTCGCGGACTACCGGAAGCTGTTCGAGGAGTTCGGCATCGAGGAGTTCGACGAGCTGCTGCCCGAGATCCCCAGGCCGCACTACCTGATGCGACGCGGGGTCATCTTCGGCCACCGCGACTACCGCCCGGTGGCGGCCGCGATGCGGGACGACGAGCCGTTCGCCGTCCTGTCGGGGTTCATGCCGACGGGCGACCCGCACATCGGCCACAAGCTGGTGTTCGACGAGATAATCTGGCACCAGGAGCGCGGCGGCGACGCATACGGGCTCATCGCCGACCTCGAGGCGCACAGCGCCCGCGGGCTGACGTGGGACGAGATCGACGAGCACGCCCGGGACTACCTCCTGAGCCTGCTCGCGCTCGGTTTCGACCCCGAGGCGGGCGAGCTCTACCGGCAGTCCGACAACCGCGAGCTGCAGGACCTCGCGTTCGAGCTCGGCATCGAGGCGAACTACTCCGAGCTGCAGGCCATCTACGGCTTCGACGGCGAGACGGACGTGAGCCACATGCAGTCGGTCGTCACCCAGATGGCGGACATCCTCTATCCCCAACTGGACGAGCCCAAGCCCACGGTCATCCCGGTCGGCCCGGACCAGGACCCACACATCCGCCTCGCACGGGACCTCGCGACCCGGATGCGCTTCTTCAAGGTGACCGAGGCGTACGCGAGCTTCGAGGCCGACGACGCCGAGCGCGAACTGCTTCGGGGGGCGTGGGACAGGCTCCCCGAACTCGCCGCCGACCACGACGACGAGACGACGGTCCGTTGCGTCCACGCCGCCCAGTACCTCGCTCACGGCGAGGCGGCGGTCGACTTCGAGTCCGACCGCCCGGGCGTCGAGGTGCCCGAACTCGAGGAGTCGGCGCGGGCGAGCGTCGTGCAGAAGCTCCAGTCCGCCGGCATGGAGCCGTTCCGCCCCCGCACCCGCTTCTTCGACCGGCAGGCGACGGACGAGGCGTTCGAGGCCCTCATCGACGCCGTCGAGGGCGAGAAGCGCGTCTACGAGGGTCACGTCGACTCGTTCGAGCTCGCACCGGAGGAAGCCGAGGAGCTCGCCCGGCAGGTCGAGGTCGACCACGACGGCTACGGCTTCATCCCGCCCTCCTCGATCTACCACCGGTTCATGACCGGGCTCACCGGCGGGAAGATGTCCTCCTCGGTGCCGGCGAGCCACATCAGCCTCCTCGACGACCCGGAGGACGGCTACGACAAGGTGAAGTCGGCGACGACCGGCGGCCGCGAGACCGCCGAGGAGCAGCGCGAACTCGGTGGCGAGGCCGACGACTGCCCCGTCTACGAGCTGTACGCCTATCTGCTGGCGAACGACGACGACGACCTCGCGACGGAGGTGTACGAGGAGTGCGTCGGGGGCGAGCGGCTCTGTGGCGGCTGCAAGGAGCAGGCCGCCGAACTGATGCGCGAGTTCCTCGAGGACCACCAGGAGAAACGCGAGGAGGCGAAGGAGCTGCTCGCGGAGCTGGACATCGACCTCGACAGCGGCCGCGCCTGA
- a CDS encoding class I SAM-dependent methyltransferase yields MSFDWERDFYAATDWDRGAYLGGEAMPGHLETFFERVGVPESVADVGCGPALVPFELAPGHPDTEFHCYDVAPSVVEANRERAADEDLDNLHFSVAGLPYLGVDRQFDLVYCMATLYFVADAERAVTELYGMVAPGGTLVCNYPNRYTKAWVNEDTEDQRREAFELVGRGENLLSYERIGELLDRTPLSYWSAVGASDADYARRSSPAVYVHKPA; encoded by the coding sequence ATGTCGTTCGACTGGGAGCGGGACTTCTACGCGGCCACGGACTGGGACCGCGGTGCGTACCTCGGCGGCGAGGCGATGCCCGGCCACCTGGAGACGTTCTTCGAGCGCGTCGGTGTCCCCGAATCGGTCGCGGACGTGGGCTGTGGCCCCGCGCTGGTTCCGTTCGAGCTCGCGCCCGGGCACCCGGACACCGAGTTCCACTGCTACGACGTGGCACCGTCGGTCGTCGAGGCGAACCGCGAACGGGCGGCCGATGAGGACCTCGACAACCTCCACTTCTCGGTGGCGGGGCTCCCTTACCTCGGCGTCGACAGACAGTTCGACCTCGTCTACTGCATGGCGACGCTGTACTTCGTCGCGGATGCAGAGCGCGCCGTCACCGAACTCTACGGGATGGTCGCCCCCGGGGGAACGCTGGTCTGCAACTACCCGAACCGATACACGAAGGCGTGGGTGAACGAGGACACCGAGGACCAGCGGCGGGAGGCGTTCGAACTCGTCGGTCGCGGCGAGAATCTGCTGTCCTACGAGCGCATCGGTGAACTGCTCGACCGCACCCCACTGAGCTACTGGTCGGCGGTCGGCGCGAGCGATGCGGACTACGCCCGCCGGTCGAGTCCCGCGGTGTACGTCCACAAACCAGCGTAG
- a CDS encoding ABC transporter substrate-binding protein, translated as MSRVSISRRRMMATLGALSSGALAGCTSGGDGNGTDTQTNTATDGGTTSGGGQQTTTQADVSASGTIKVGLMQPMSGDLQYYGMQSIWGFLSGLAYRTDSDPLTDVQTGTRTIEDGDVTWELIFKDTQFSADVAQTAATDLVQQDDVDVLFGCSSSGAAERVAQTVVNTSGVDIPYIAGPAASANLTSNGETCSDQIFRANENTAMDARSGGTYVAQETDVERVFLMGADYSFGQAVVGNYRTVLENNGIEIVGERFVPQGYSEFEGLFEAAVDANADAVVGGFTVATLPNFMTTAANYDIRIFGGFATEITNAVVGQVLTNLLGEPLTAEKIEDAEVGPFTTRYHWNQYDNEINSSFVDMYTSAYGKVPDLFTSGTFTAASSVHQAVQASGSTEGIDIAGAMKGMTVTDTPKGTDAYTYQGYNNQARSEMTVAYPVPTTDEFADSWGAGIMPGEPVARVGKDQTTIPADDDGMGCSL; from the coding sequence ATGTCGCGCGTGAGCATCTCACGAAGACGAATGATGGCTACGTTGGGCGCACTCAGTTCCGGCGCGCTGGCCGGCTGTACGAGTGGTGGAGACGGCAACGGTACGGACACACAAACGAACACGGCCACGGATGGGGGAACCACCAGTGGTGGTGGACAGCAGACCACGACCCAGGCGGACGTGTCGGCCTCGGGGACGATCAAGGTCGGGCTCATGCAGCCGATGTCCGGCGACCTCCAGTACTACGGGATGCAGTCCATCTGGGGCTTCCTCTCGGGGCTGGCCTACCGGACGGACTCCGACCCGCTGACGGACGTCCAGACCGGGACCCGCACCATCGAGGACGGCGACGTGACCTGGGAGCTCATCTTCAAGGACACGCAGTTCTCGGCGGACGTCGCACAGACGGCAGCCACCGACCTCGTCCAGCAGGACGACGTCGACGTGCTCTTTGGCTGCTCGTCCTCCGGTGCGGCCGAGCGGGTCGCCCAGACCGTCGTGAACACCTCGGGGGTCGACATCCCGTACATCGCCGGTCCGGCGGCGTCGGCGAACCTGACCTCGAACGGCGAGACCTGCTCGGACCAGATCTTCCGTGCCAACGAGAACACCGCGATGGACGCGCGCTCGGGCGGCACGTACGTCGCCCAGGAGACCGACGTCGAGCGCGTCTTCCTCATGGGCGCGGACTACTCGTTCGGGCAGGCCGTCGTCGGCAACTACCGGACGGTACTGGAGAACAACGGCATCGAGATCGTCGGCGAGCGCTTCGTCCCGCAGGGCTACTCCGAGTTCGAGGGGCTGTTCGAGGCCGCGGTGGACGCGAACGCCGACGCCGTCGTCGGCGGGTTCACCGTCGCCACGCTGCCGAACTTCATGACGACGGCGGCGAACTACGACATCCGCATCTTCGGCGGCTTCGCCACGGAGATCACGAACGCGGTCGTCGGCCAGGTGCTGACGAACCTGCTCGGCGAGCCGCTGACCGCCGAGAAGATCGAGGACGCCGAGGTCGGCCCGTTCACGACCCGGTACCACTGGAACCAGTACGACAACGAGATCAACAGCTCGTTCGTCGACATGTACACGAGCGCCTACGGCAAGGTGCCCGACCTGTTCACGTCGGGGACGTTCACCGCCGCCTCCTCCGTCCACCAGGCGGTGCAGGCGTCCGGTTCGACCGAAGGTATCGATATCGCGGGCGCGATGAAGGGGATGACCGTCACGGACACCCCGAAGGGGACGGACGCGTACACCTACCAGGGGTACAACAACCAGGCGCGCTCCGAGATGACCGTCGCCTACCCCGTCCCGACCACGGACGAGTTCGCGGACAGCTGGGGGGCCGGCATCATGCCGGGCGAGCCCGTCGCCCGCGTCGGCAAGGACCAGACGACCATCCCGGCCGACGACGACGGGATGGGGTGCTCCCTGTAG
- a CDS encoding ABC transporter ATP-binding protein: MSHLLELDDVHTFYGESHILEGVSLHVDPGETVALVGRNGVGKTTTLRTALQLTPPRDGTVTYDGEDVTGRQTHEVAQSGMGWIPEDRRMFSQLTVEENIEVAVKDGEGVDRHLDRAFEAFPDLREFRNRKAGNLSGGQQQMVAIARGLVGENDLLLVDEPSEGLAPQIVEDVANALRAVASDASLLLVEQNFPLAMDLADRFYLMDHGEVVHSDTTEGVSADDEEIRRYLT; encoded by the coding sequence GTGAGCCACCTGCTCGAACTCGACGACGTCCACACGTTCTACGGCGAGAGCCACATCCTCGAGGGTGTCTCGCTGCACGTCGACCCGGGCGAGACCGTCGCGCTCGTCGGCCGCAACGGCGTCGGCAAGACGACGACGCTGCGGACCGCGCTCCAGCTGACCCCGCCGCGTGACGGGACGGTCACCTACGACGGCGAGGACGTGACCGGCCGGCAGACCCACGAGGTCGCCCAGTCCGGCATGGGCTGGATCCCCGAGGACCGCCGCATGTTCTCCCAGCTCACCGTCGAGGAGAACATCGAGGTCGCGGTGAAAGACGGCGAGGGCGTCGACCGGCACCTCGACCGCGCGTTCGAGGCGTTCCCCGACCTCCGCGAGTTCCGGAACCGCAAGGCCGGCAACCTCTCGGGCGGCCAGCAGCAGATGGTCGCCATCGCCCGCGGCCTCGTCGGGGAGAACGACCTGTTGCTCGTCGACGAGCCCAGCGAGGGGCTCGCCCCGCAGATCGTCGAGGACGTGGCGAACGCGCTGCGGGCGGTCGCCAGCGACGCCTCGCTGCTGCTCGTCGAGCAGAACTTCCCGCTCGCGATGGACCTGGCGGACCGGTTCTACCTGATGGACCACGGCGAGGTCGTCCACTCGGACACGACCGAGGGCGTCAGCGCCGACGACGAGGAGATACGGAGGTACCTGACGTGA
- a CDS encoding ABC transporter ATP-binding protein — MADQVLRTDGLTKHFGGITAVDGVSFGLDSDECCALIGPNGAGKTTFFNLLTGELEPSEGSVEFRADGEWHDLTGLAPHETASAGLHRSYQITNLFPTTTVRENVRVAAQAHGDATTRFWRNVGAFPEYVDEAEAILERVGLAGKADDIAQNLSHGEKRQLELAVALAGDPDVLLLDEPAAGVSSESVDEVVELIRNVASDHAVLLVEHNMDVVMDLADRIAVLHQGELIADGPPTEVRDDEAVQEAYLGGYDPEEPTVEGGDDGGATGDGGGLA, encoded by the coding sequence ATGGCGGACCAGGTGTTACGCACCGACGGGCTGACGAAGCACTTCGGCGGCATCACCGCCGTCGACGGTGTGTCGTTCGGCCTCGACAGCGACGAGTGCTGCGCGCTCATCGGCCCGAACGGGGCGGGGAAGACGACGTTCTTCAACCTGCTCACCGGCGAACTCGAACCCAGCGAGGGCAGCGTCGAGTTCCGGGCCGACGGCGAGTGGCACGACCTGACCGGCCTCGCACCGCACGAGACGGCGAGCGCCGGCCTCCACCGGTCGTACCAGATAACCAACCTGTTCCCGACGACGACAGTGCGGGAGAACGTCCGCGTCGCGGCACAGGCCCACGGGGACGCGACGACGCGCTTCTGGCGCAACGTCGGCGCGTTCCCGGAGTACGTCGACGAGGCAGAGGCCATCCTCGAACGGGTGGGTCTCGCCGGGAAGGCCGACGACATCGCCCAGAACCTCAGTCACGGCGAGAAGCGCCAGCTCGAGCTGGCCGTCGCGCTCGCGGGCGACCCCGACGTGCTGTTGCTCGACGAGCCGGCCGCGGGCGTCTCCTCCGAGAGCGTCGACGAGGTCGTCGAGCTCATCCGGAACGTGGCGTCCGACCACGCCGTCCTGCTCGTCGAGCACAACATGGACGTCGTGATGGACCTCGCGGACCGCATCGCCGTGTTGCACCAGGGCGAGCTCATCGCCGACGGCCCGCCGACCGAGGTCCGCGACGACGAGGCGGTGCAGGAGGCGTACCTCGGCGGCTACGACCCCGAGGAGCCGACCGTCGAGGGCGGTGACGACGGCGGCGCGACCGGCGACGGAGGTGGCCTCGCGTGA